A genome region from Nitrospirota bacterium includes the following:
- a CDS encoding TolC family protein: MVFDMVSGGYRSVCGVALRSVGITVILLAVCLLPGRSAAAESSVKAGTQPAAKQAMLPPVDSSLPSVSRLSLDEAIALFLRENLDLLITKFGIDQAKGQQITAALFPNPYLSIGTLSAYTQSNGRLQTMSDSGQITTQIQQLFEMAGKRGFRIESAAFGAKTAEANFEDTIRQLSFTVKDAYYRVQLAQRRLALAEENRDRFARILEVNTIRFKKGYIAEVDLIRIRLQVVDFQSQVIQAIQDAENARADLRVLLNLRPVVELVLTTELDYHRFEPDINALRIIALETRPDIRVKRLTQSQRMADLKLAQAYKYPDITIGGGYALQGAHGPDNQQQVVLNMGVPLPLFNRNQGGIVQAEVSVQQAEADLRKTLIQVETQVDVAYINLVQSRRLVEAYRAGVLEDARSTLTIVERAYERGGATILDLLDAARTSRTIQQSYIEALYSYLRNVFLLESAVGREITS; this comes from the coding sequence ATGGTTTTTGACATGGTGAGCGGCGGGTATCGGTCTGTGTGCGGGGTGGCGCTTCGAAGCGTTGGGATCACGGTGATTCTGTTGGCCGTCTGCCTTCTGCCCGGGCGGTCTGCCGCGGCCGAGTCTTCCGTGAAGGCCGGGACCCAGCCGGCAGCGAAACAGGCGATGCTGCCGCCGGTTGATTCGTCCTTACCATCCGTCTCAAGGCTCAGTCTGGACGAAGCGATCGCACTCTTTCTCCGCGAAAACCTGGACCTGTTGATCACCAAGTTCGGGATCGATCAGGCCAAGGGCCAGCAGATCACGGCCGCCTTGTTTCCGAACCCCTATCTGTCCATCGGGACCTTGAGCGCCTATACCCAATCAAACGGCCGTCTCCAAACGATGTCCGATAGCGGGCAAATTACCACTCAGATCCAGCAACTCTTTGAAATGGCCGGCAAGCGCGGATTCCGTATCGAGAGCGCCGCCTTCGGGGCTAAAACGGCCGAGGCCAACTTCGAAGACACGATCCGTCAGCTCAGCTTCACCGTCAAGGATGCCTATTACCGGGTGCAGTTGGCCCAGCGGCGTCTGGCCTTGGCCGAGGAGAACCGCGATCGCTTTGCCCGCATCCTGGAGGTAAATACGATCCGGTTCAAAAAGGGCTACATCGCGGAGGTGGACCTGATCAGAATCCGCCTCCAGGTGGTGGATTTTCAATCGCAAGTCATCCAGGCCATCCAGGATGCGGAGAACGCCAGAGCCGACTTGCGCGTGCTCCTGAACCTCAGGCCGGTTGTGGAACTGGTGCTGACCACGGAATTGGACTACCACCGGTTCGAGCCGGACATCAATGCGTTGCGGATCATCGCCTTGGAGACCCGGCCGGATATTCGCGTCAAGCGTCTGACCCAATCCCAGCGAATGGCCGATCTGAAGTTGGCCCAGGCCTACAAGTACCCGGACATTACCATTGGGGGTGGCTATGCGCTTCAGGGGGCTCACGGTCCGGACAACCAGCAACAGGTGGTGCTCAACATGGGCGTGCCGTTGCCCCTGTTCAATCGCAATCAGGGCGGCATCGTGCAAGCCGAAGTCTCGGTGCAGCAGGCCGAGGCGGATCTTCGCAAGACCTTGATTCAGGTCGAGACCCAGGTGGACGTGGCCTATATCAACTTGGTGCAAAGTCGTCGGCTGGTGGAGGCCTACCGGGCCGGCGTTTTGGAGGACGCCCGCTCGACCTTGACCATCGTGGAGCGGGCTTACGAGCGGGGTGGAGCCACCATCCTGGACCTGCTCGACGCGGCCCGGACGTCGCGGACGATTCAACAGAGCTATATCGAGGCGCTGTATAGCTATCTCCGAAACGTGTTCCTGTTGGAAAGTGCAGTCGGGCGGGAGATTACATCATGA
- a CDS encoding ABC transporter permease, with the protein MSSRRQPWLLSASVANLVFLYAPIIVLILFSFNASRLSATWQGFTLEWYRLLAEETALGLSVRNSLVVAVVSTVVATGLGVCAAVGLERRPFRGREVVEGAMLLPLVIPEIMMGVSLMLFFLLVKLPLSLITVTIGHAAFNVPIVLVIVRARLRKLDPSLEEAARDLGATSWQAFRRVTLPLLMPAILGSVLLAFTISLDDFIVTFFTAGPGSTTLPLYVYSMVKSGVTPAINALSAVLVAVSMALIGASLALQRR; encoded by the coding sequence ATGAGCAGCCGACGACAGCCCTGGTTGTTGAGCGCCAGCGTGGCGAACCTGGTGTTTCTCTATGCGCCGATCATTGTCCTGATCCTGTTCTCCTTCAATGCGTCGCGCCTGTCGGCGACCTGGCAGGGGTTCACGCTGGAGTGGTATCGGCTGCTGGCGGAGGAGACGGCCCTGGGCCTGTCCGTCCGGAACAGCCTGGTGGTCGCGGTGGTCTCGACCGTGGTCGCGACCGGGCTGGGCGTGTGTGCCGCGGTGGGGCTGGAGCGGCGTCCGTTCCGCGGGCGGGAGGTCGTGGAAGGGGCCATGTTGTTGCCGCTGGTGATTCCGGAAATCATGATGGGCGTCTCGTTGATGCTGTTCTTCCTGCTGGTGAAGCTGCCGCTCAGCCTGATCACCGTCACGATCGGCCATGCGGCGTTTAATGTGCCGATCGTGCTGGTCATCGTGAGGGCCAGGCTGCGGAAGCTGGACCCGTCGTTGGAAGAGGCGGCGCGCGATCTGGGGGCGACGTCGTGGCAGGCGTTCCGCCGCGTGACGTTGCCGCTGCTGATGCCGGCGATTCTGGGATCGGTCCTGCTGGCATTCACGATTTCACTGGACGATTTCATTGTGACCTTTTTCACGGCGGGACCCGGGTCCACAACCTTGCCGCTCTATGTCTATTCCATGGTCAAATCCGGCGTGACGCCGGCGATCAATGCGCTCTCGGCCGTCCTGGTCGCGGTCTCCATGGCGCTGATCGGCGCTTCACTGGCCTTGCAGCGGCGGTGA
- the glgC gene encoding glucose-1-phosphate adenylyltransferase encodes MQSILAMVLAGGKGERLFPLTQHRAKPAVPFGGKYRIIDFTLSNCLNSGLRKIAVLIQYKSHSLDRHIRTGWNILNPELGEFIASIPPQQRISEDWYRGTADAVFQNLFLLDNEQPAFILILAGDHIYKMDYSEMFDFLQEKQADVVVGAIEIPMQEAGRFGVIGVDEQYRIQQFAEKPEHPTPIPNDPDHAFVSMGIYLFRTDALRDHLMRDAKEDSLHDFGRNIIPRMIRENRVFAFKFQDANRKAVKYWRDIGTLDAYWEANMDLVAVDPLFNLYDQHWPIRTYQGQFPPAKFVFAQDFQGGRMGVALDSIVCGGCIISGGRVQNSLLSPNVIVQDHADVRESIVMENVTIGEQCRIRRAIIDKDVVIPPKTEIGYDMEADRSRFTVTESGLVVISKGMKLHASVNPSG; translated from the coding sequence ATGCAAAGCATCCTCGCTATGGTCCTGGCCGGCGGCAAAGGGGAACGCCTCTTTCCATTGACCCAGCATCGCGCCAAACCGGCGGTGCCCTTCGGCGGCAAGTACCGGATCATCGACTTTACCCTCAGCAACTGCCTTAATTCCGGCCTCCGGAAGATCGCGGTGCTGATCCAATACAAATCCCACTCCCTCGACCGCCACATCCGGACCGGCTGGAACATCCTGAATCCGGAGCTTGGAGAGTTCATCGCCTCGATCCCGCCCCAGCAGCGCATCAGCGAAGACTGGTACCGGGGCACCGCCGACGCCGTCTTCCAGAACCTCTTCCTGCTGGACAACGAGCAGCCGGCCTTCATCCTGATCCTGGCCGGCGACCATATCTACAAGATGGATTACTCGGAGATGTTCGACTTCCTGCAAGAGAAGCAGGCGGATGTGGTGGTGGGCGCCATCGAGATCCCCATGCAGGAGGCCGGCCGGTTCGGGGTCATCGGCGTCGACGAGCAATACCGAATCCAGCAGTTCGCGGAAAAACCCGAGCACCCTACGCCGATCCCGAACGACCCCGACCATGCCTTTGTCTCGATGGGGATCTACCTATTCCGAACCGACGCGCTGCGCGATCACTTGATGCGCGACGCCAAGGAGGACAGCCTTCACGACTTCGGCCGGAACATCATTCCCCGCATGATCCGGGAGAACCGGGTCTTCGCCTTCAAGTTCCAGGATGCGAACCGTAAAGCCGTCAAGTACTGGCGCGACATCGGGACGCTGGACGCCTACTGGGAAGCGAACATGGACCTGGTCGCCGTGGACCCCCTCTTCAATCTCTACGACCAGCACTGGCCGATCCGTACCTATCAAGGCCAGTTCCCGCCCGCTAAGTTCGTATTCGCCCAGGACTTCCAGGGGGGGCGGATGGGCGTGGCGCTCGATTCCATTGTCTGCGGCGGTTGCATCATCTCCGGCGGCCGGGTGCAAAATTCCCTGCTCTCGCCCAACGTCATCGTCCAGGACCATGCGGATGTCCGGGAGTCCATCGTGATGGAAAACGTGACGATCGGTGAACAGTGCCGCATCCGGCGCGCCATCATCGACAAAGACGTCGTGATCCCGCCCAAGACCGAGATCGGCTATGACATGGAGGCCGACCGGAGCCGCTTTACCGTGACCGAGTCCGGCCTAGTGGTTATTTCCAAGGGAATGAAATTGCATGCCTCCGTCAATCCATCCGGTTGA
- a CDS encoding spermidine/putrescine ABC transporter substrate-binding protein, with amino-acid sequence MNLSQYQWPWKIVQGVLLSALVLLVVHQQWPGDGLMSGLPARFAGGPPVTLHYFTWSDYADKNVIQAFEREAGVKVVVDTFGSNEELLAKLQSGAGGYDVVVPSDFMVAIMIKQDLLAELDLDRIPNVRLVFERLQHLPFDPDNQYSIPYLWGTVGIGYDSAVIPVPPDSWEALWEPRYKRKISMLNDQREVFGVALRTLGQSANAVDPVVIARAKAKLTRQKDLVKTYTSENYQQLLAYGEVTLAHGWGGTVARAMAERPSIKYVIPKEGATIWADCLVVLKASSHKELAMRFINYLLDRDVAARTTERLLFATSNREAQALVQAQYRDNPAIYPPDSVFDRLEWMSDLGEAARLYDRAWTEVKLQ; translated from the coding sequence ATGAATCTCTCACAATACCAGTGGCCGTGGAAAATAGTGCAGGGTGTGTTGTTGTCCGCCCTAGTCCTCCTTGTGGTCCATCAGCAATGGCCCGGCGATGGCCTTATGAGCGGGCTGCCGGCCAGGTTCGCCGGAGGTCCGCCGGTCACGCTGCATTACTTCACCTGGTCCGATTATGCGGACAAGAATGTGATCCAGGCCTTCGAGCGGGAGGCCGGCGTGAAGGTCGTGGTGGACACCTTCGGGAGCAATGAAGAGCTGCTGGCCAAGCTGCAGAGCGGGGCCGGCGGTTATGACGTGGTGGTGCCGTCGGATTTCATGGTCGCCATCATGATCAAGCAGGACTTGCTGGCTGAGCTGGACCTGGACAGGATTCCGAACGTCCGGTTGGTGTTCGAACGATTGCAGCATTTGCCCTTCGATCCCGACAATCAGTACTCCATTCCCTATCTCTGGGGAACGGTGGGCATCGGCTACGATTCAGCCGTGATACCCGTGCCGCCCGACAGCTGGGAGGCGCTCTGGGAGCCTCGCTATAAGCGCAAGATCAGCATGTTGAACGATCAACGGGAGGTATTCGGGGTGGCGCTGCGGACGCTGGGGCAGTCCGCCAACGCCGTCGATCCCGTGGTGATCGCCAGGGCCAAGGCCAAGCTAACGAGACAGAAAGACCTGGTCAAGACCTACACGAGCGAGAACTACCAGCAACTCTTGGCCTATGGCGAAGTGACGCTGGCCCATGGGTGGGGCGGGACGGTGGCAAGGGCCATGGCCGAGCGTCCCTCGATCAAATATGTGATTCCCAAGGAGGGCGCGACGATCTGGGCCGACTGTCTGGTCGTGCTCAAGGCCTCTTCGCACAAAGAACTGGCCATGCGGTTCATCAATTATTTGCTGGACCGTGACGTGGCCGCCAGGACCACGGAGCGGCTGTTGTTTGCGACATCGAATCGAGAGGCGCAAGCGCTGGTGCAGGCGCAATATCGGGACAATCCTGCCATCTATCCCCCGGATTCCGTCTTTGATCGGCTGGAATGGATGTCGGATCTGGGCGAAGCCGCCCGTTTGTACGACCGGGCCTGGACCGAGGTGAAGTTGCAATGA
- a CDS encoding DEAD/DEAH box helicase, producing MTTDELEKLLEEQPVSRLHRLARGRIHRHFRLGKRRLIEALLRCTPENRPGLESDLQALMQEPLPAPPVAAKERRPAGPQPARSGSLRSAHPAQAEPTEPATDLTSFLEGIGVPAPQPFVPDGWQEEAVAHLATGDVIVSVPTGSGKTYVALEATRRAIAAERTVIYTSPLKALSNTKFTEFSRLFGPDKVGILTGDRKDNAQAPLLIMTTEILRNLLYDAASGEIDVRLDTLGLVIMDESQYISDPERGVVWEETIIFCPAQAKLLLLSASIGNPQDVADWLTSIRPSPCHLIRHNRRTVPLRAGYLHPNGKLSPLFRSVGIPHGQGGALHPEAKRLFAQYEEETIRPRR from the coding sequence ATGACCACAGACGAACTTGAAAAACTCCTCGAAGAACAGCCGGTCAGCCGTCTGCACCGGCTGGCTCGGGGGCGCATCCACCGGCACTTCCGTCTGGGCAAACGCCGGCTGATCGAAGCGTTGTTGCGGTGCACGCCGGAGAACCGGCCCGGGCTGGAATCCGACCTGCAAGCCCTCATGCAAGAGCCGCTGCCCGCGCCGCCCGTTGCCGCCAAGGAGCGGCGCCCGGCAGGCCCGCAGCCGGCCAGGTCCGGCAGCCTACGCAGCGCCCATCCGGCCCAGGCCGAACCGACCGAGCCGGCCACCGATCTCACATCGTTCCTGGAGGGCATCGGCGTCCCAGCGCCCCAACCCTTCGTGCCGGATGGCTGGCAGGAGGAGGCCGTGGCGCACCTGGCCACCGGAGACGTGATCGTCAGCGTGCCGACCGGCAGCGGCAAGACCTATGTCGCGCTGGAAGCCACCAGGAGGGCGATCGCGGCGGAGCGGACCGTGATCTATACGTCGCCCCTGAAGGCCCTGTCGAACACCAAGTTCACCGAATTCTCGCGGCTGTTCGGGCCGGACAAGGTCGGGATCCTGACCGGGGACCGGAAGGACAACGCGCAAGCCCCGCTCCTGATCATGACCACCGAAATCTTGCGGAACCTGCTCTACGACGCGGCGAGCGGCGAGATCGACGTGCGGTTGGACACCTTGGGACTGGTCATCATGGACGAGTCCCAATATATTTCCGATCCGGAACGCGGCGTGGTCTGGGAAGAGACGATCATCTTCTGCCCGGCCCAGGCGAAGCTGCTCCTGCTCTCCGCTTCCATCGGCAACCCGCAGGATGTGGCCGACTGGCTCACCAGCATCAGGCCCAGCCCCTGCCACCTGATCCGGCATAACCGCCGCACTGTGCCCTTGCGGGCCGGCTACCTCCACCCCAACGGCAAACTCTCGCCCCTCTTCCGGTCCGTCGGCATTCCTCACGGACAGGGAGGCGCCCTCCACCCGGAGGCCAAGCGGCTCTTTGCTCAGTATGAGGAAGAGACCATCAGGCCGCGCCGTTAG
- a CDS encoding ABC transporter permease, whose protein sequence is MAPLACRGSGGVARVNPDVLAPDRPASVRATLVPRPPSLLLLPALAWLGLFFFVPLALMLAISFASRGTYGGVVWILSLANYANVLDPLYVKVFLRSVLLAFVTTALCLALGFPIAYYIARLPARRQGIWLLLVMIPFWTNFLVRTYAWIFILRTEGLMNQVLAGLGLIGSPVDVLYTETAIVIGLVYGYLPFMILPLYAAVERLSPSLVEAAWDLYASRWAVLWRVIVPLTKPGLAAGCILVFIPSVGAFMTPDLMGGARTMMIGNLIQHEFLVARDWPFGSAISLVLMASVLLGLAIYLRAEGAGRGKEWARG, encoded by the coding sequence ATGGCTCCGCTGGCGTGCCGAGGAAGCGGTGGTGTTGCCCGAGTGAACCCCGATGTGCTTGCACCCGACCGGCCTGCATCCGTTCGTGCGACTCTCGTTCCGCGCCCTCCCAGTCTGCTTCTTCTCCCTGCGCTGGCCTGGCTGGGGCTCTTCTTTTTCGTGCCGCTGGCGCTGATGCTGGCCATCAGCTTCGCGTCGCGCGGGACCTACGGCGGGGTGGTATGGATCCTGAGTCTGGCCAACTATGCGAACGTCCTCGACCCCCTCTACGTGAAGGTCTTTCTCCGGTCGGTCCTCCTGGCGTTCGTCACGACGGCTTTGTGTCTGGCCTTGGGGTTCCCGATCGCCTATTACATTGCGCGGCTCCCCGCCCGTCGGCAGGGCATCTGGCTGCTCCTGGTCATGATTCCCTTCTGGACCAACTTTCTGGTCCGGACCTATGCCTGGATCTTCATTCTCCGCACCGAGGGCCTGATGAACCAGGTGCTGGCCGGCCTGGGCCTTATCGGCAGTCCGGTCGACGTCCTCTATACCGAAACGGCCATCGTGATCGGCCTGGTCTATGGCTACCTGCCCTTCATGATCCTGCCGCTCTATGCGGCGGTGGAACGGCTGTCTCCCTCGCTGGTAGAAGCGGCCTGGGACCTCTATGCCTCTCGCTGGGCCGTCCTGTGGCGCGTGATCGTGCCCCTCACGAAGCCGGGGCTGGCGGCCGGCTGCATCCTGGTGTTCATCCCGTCAGTGGGCGCCTTCATGACGCCGGACTTGATGGGGGGCGCGAGGACCATGATGATCGGCAACCTGATCCAGCATGAGTTTCTCGTGGCCAGGGATTGGCCTTTCGGATCGGCGATTTCGCTGGTGCTGATGGCGTCGGTGCTGCTCGGTCTGGCGATCTACTTGCGTGCGGAGGGGGCCGGCAGGGGCAAGGAGTGGGCACGAGGATGA
- a CDS encoding efflux RND transporter periplasmic adaptor subunit — MIRWLRSVLWIAPFLLLSSCGQHEEPTASSAATPHLAPAPSGTGQGRIETAVVSTSQVNPVVTLSGKVAYGEDRYSRISSPLQGRVLEVRAKLGDRVKAGDVLLIIDSPDITSAYSDFIKEASDMDFAIRAYDLAKDLYENKAIPLKDYKQAENDLVKAKAEFRRAKERLLSLRVPAGELDKPLAEQKITARFDMKSPLTGTVVERTVTPGSIVGGDQSQVLFTVADLDNLQVVADVYERDLDLVHVGQVAVVTVEAYPTTNFPGAIAAIGDVVDPNTRTIKVRAWVTNVEHKLKPEMFARLHIQVGDASAFLTVPKEAVLEADGKHFVYVVQGDGKYLKREVKIATASGDQVRVVDGLKPGERIVTKGAVLVKGQEVKG, encoded by the coding sequence ATGATCCGATGGCTTCGTTCAGTTTTGTGGATCGCGCCGTTCCTGCTGCTGTCGTCCTGCGGGCAGCATGAAGAGCCGACCGCGTCCAGCGCGGCGACCCCCCACCTTGCTCCCGCTCCCTCCGGAACCGGGCAGGGACGCATCGAAACCGCCGTGGTCTCAACGAGCCAGGTCAATCCGGTCGTGACCCTGTCCGGAAAGGTTGCGTATGGGGAGGACCGCTACTCGCGCATTTCCTCTCCCCTGCAGGGACGGGTCTTGGAGGTGCGGGCTAAATTGGGCGATCGGGTAAAGGCGGGAGATGTGCTGCTGATCATCGACAGCCCGGACATCACCTCCGCCTATTCCGATTTCATCAAGGAAGCGTCCGACATGGACTTTGCCATCCGTGCTTATGATCTGGCCAAGGACTTGTACGAGAACAAGGCGATTCCCCTCAAGGATTACAAACAAGCGGAGAACGACCTGGTCAAGGCGAAAGCGGAGTTTCGTCGGGCGAAGGAACGGCTCCTTTCGCTGCGGGTTCCGGCCGGGGAATTGGACAAGCCGTTGGCCGAACAAAAGATCACGGCCCGGTTCGACATGAAGAGCCCGCTGACCGGCACGGTGGTAGAGCGGACCGTCACGCCCGGCTCCATCGTGGGCGGCGACCAGTCCCAGGTGCTGTTTACGGTGGCGGACTTGGACAATCTTCAGGTCGTGGCCGATGTGTACGAGCGGGACTTGGATCTGGTCCACGTCGGGCAGGTGGCGGTTGTGACCGTGGAGGCCTATCCCACTACCAACTTCCCCGGCGCCATTGCGGCGATCGGCGATGTCGTGGACCCCAACACCAGGACCATCAAGGTCCGGGCCTGGGTGACCAATGTGGAGCACAAGCTCAAGCCTGAAATGTTCGCCCGTCTGCACATCCAGGTCGGCGATGCCAGCGCCTTCCTGACCGTGCCCAAGGAAGCGGTCTTGGAAGCGGACGGCAAGCATTTCGTCTACGTCGTGCAAGGAGACGGCAAGTATCTCAAGCGCGAGGTCAAGATCGCGACGGCTTCGGGAGACCAGGTGCGGGTGGTGGATGGGCTCAAACCGGGGGAGCGAATCGTGACCAAAGGGGCCGTCTTGGTCAAAGGCCAGGAGGTCAAAGGATGA
- a CDS encoding ABC transporter ATP-binding protein: protein MAESSVELRDVSKRHGDTLAVDRVSLSIRRGEFFSILGPSGSGKTTILRMLAGFESPDAGDILIDGCSVRGVPPNERPVNLVFQSYALFPHLTVAGNIAFGLEMRRVPRADIAARVEEALDMVRLQGKQDRLPAQLSGGEQQRVALARALVNRPAVLLLDEPLGALDQQLRTDMQVELKTIQERVGLTFICVTHHQEEALTMSDRVAVMGQGRLLQVGSPRDIYEAPQSVFVANFIGRSNRLTGRIETVSGPRCTVRAADLPATFPVAAICPAGVGIGSPATLVLRPERLHLSADVQVDGYDNVLPARVSKVIYNGSETQYFLALSDRLSWQALVPNTGNGQKRYQPGESVWLRWRAEEAVVLPE from the coding sequence ATGGCTGAGTCCAGCGTCGAATTGCGGGACGTCAGCAAGCGGCATGGCGATACCCTTGCCGTGGACCGGGTCTCCCTCAGCATCCGGCGCGGCGAGTTTTTTTCCATCCTGGGGCCCAGCGGGTCGGGCAAGACGACGATCTTGCGCATGCTGGCGGGCTTCGAGTCGCCCGACGCGGGCGACATCCTGATCGACGGATGTTCGGTGCGCGGGGTCCCTCCCAATGAGCGGCCGGTCAATCTCGTCTTCCAGTCCTACGCCTTGTTTCCCCACCTGACCGTCGCCGGCAATATCGCCTTCGGCTTGGAGATGCGCCGCGTGCCCCGCGCCGACATTGCCGCGCGCGTGGAGGAGGCGCTGGACATGGTGCGCTTGCAGGGCAAGCAGGACCGGTTACCCGCGCAGCTGTCGGGCGGGGAGCAGCAACGGGTGGCGCTGGCGCGTGCCCTGGTCAATCGGCCGGCGGTCCTGCTGCTCGACGAGCCCTTGGGGGCGTTGGATCAGCAGTTGCGCACGGACATGCAGGTGGAGCTCAAAACCATCCAGGAACGGGTGGGCCTGACTTTTATTTGCGTGACCCATCACCAGGAAGAAGCGCTGACGATGTCCGACCGTGTTGCGGTGATGGGGCAGGGGCGGTTGCTGCAAGTCGGCAGCCCGCGGGACATCTACGAGGCGCCCCAGTCGGTGTTCGTGGCCAACTTTATCGGCCGGTCCAACCGTCTGACCGGACGGATCGAGACGGTGAGCGGGCCCCGGTGCACGGTGCGAGCAGCCGATCTGCCTGCGACGTTCCCTGTGGCGGCCATTTGTCCGGCCGGCGTCGGGATCGGCAGTCCGGCGACGCTGGTCCTGCGTCCGGAGCGGCTGCACCTCTCGGCGGACGTGCAGGTGGACGGCTATGATAATGTGCTGCCCGCCCGGGTCAGCAAAGTCATTTACAACGGGAGCGAGACGCAGTATTTCCTGGCGCTCTCCGATCGTCTCTCCTGGCAGGCCTTGGTTCCCAATACCGGCAACGGGCAGAAGCGTTACCAACCGGGGGAGTCCGTATGGCTCCGCTGGCGTGCCGAGGAAGCGGTGGTGTTGCCCGAGTGA